Proteins encoded together in one Marispirochaeta sp. window:
- a CDS encoding TRAP transporter large permease encodes MLLVAIIFLFFLTIGMPVAFAIGISGVMFFLQHPELPFTMIAQLPVSQTQTVPMLAIPLFIFAGNLMNATGITARLVKLSTLLTGHMKGGLAQVSVVLSTLMGGVSGSATADAAMEARILGPGMLNRGYSRGYTASVIGFTSLITATIPPGIGIIIYGTVGEVSIGRLFAAGLMVGFLMMVVMMGTVAVTARIRKWKPEREQRAGIKEIFESLAETIWALVFPILLLVGIRFGLFTPSEVGAFACVYAVLVGVFVYKEFTWERLKETMHHTIRDIGAIMFIIALSGIFGYGIPIDRVPQMLTKFISGVSLNPSVVLLMIIGFLIMVGMIMEGSVAILLLTPILLPMVEELGVDPVHFGLIMCSVITMGLLTPPIGISMYTVCSILECPTKEYLREFMVFLAAFIIYIVILVFLPDVVLFVPRILYGS; translated from the coding sequence ATGCTTCTGGTTGCAATTATTTTTCTGTTCTTCCTTACCATCGGTATGCCCGTGGCCTTTGCTATCGGGATTTCGGGGGTCATGTTTTTCCTGCAGCATCCGGAACTGCCCTTCACCATGATTGCCCAGCTGCCGGTCTCCCAGACCCAGACCGTACCAATGCTGGCGATTCCGCTGTTTATTTTTGCAGGAAACCTGATGAACGCCACCGGGATTACTGCCCGGCTGGTGAAACTATCTACCCTGCTTACCGGTCACATGAAGGGCGGACTTGCCCAGGTCAGCGTCGTTTTAAGTACCCTGATGGGAGGAGTTTCCGGCTCAGCCACGGCGGATGCCGCCATGGAAGCCCGCATTCTCGGTCCAGGCATGCTGAACCGGGGATACTCCAGGGGTTACACCGCCAGCGTCATCGGCTTCACCTCTTTGATTACTGCGACCATTCCACCGGGAATCGGCATAATCATCTACGGAACCGTCGGAGAGGTATCCATCGGCCGCCTCTTTGCCGCAGGGCTCATGGTGGGATTCCTGATGATGGTCGTTATGATGGGTACCGTTGCGGTAACCGCCAGGATCAGAAAATGGAAACCCGAGCGGGAACAGCGGGCCGGCATTAAGGAGATCTTCGAATCCCTGGCCGAGACGATCTGGGCCCTGGTTTTTCCGATTCTGCTGCTTGTGGGAATCCGCTTCGGGCTCTTTACTCCTTCCGAGGTCGGCGCTTTTGCCTGTGTTTATGCTGTTCTGGTCGGGGTATTTGTCTATAAAGAGTTTACCTGGGAGCGCTTAAAGGAGACCATGCATCATACCATCAGGGACATCGGCGCTATCATGTTCATTATCGCCCTCTCGGGAATATTTGGGTACGGAATCCCCATCGACCGGGTACCCCAGATGCTGACCAAATTCATCTCCGGGGTATCCTTGAATCCCTCGGTGGTACTGCTTATGATAATCGGCTTTCTGATTATGGTGGGTATGATTATGGAAGGGTCTGTAGCCATTCTGCTGCTGACACCAATCCTTCTGCCCATGGTGGAGGAACTTGGTGTCGATCCGGTTCACTTTGGACTGATTATGTGTTCGGTTATAACCATGGGGCTTTTGACACCCCCCATCGGTATCTCCATGTATACGGTTTGTTCCATTCTGGAGTGCCCCACCAAAGAGTACCTGCGGGAATTTATGGTATTCCTGGCAGCCTTCATTATTTACATTGTTATTCTCGTCTTTTTACCTGATGTAGTACTTTTTGTACCAAGGATACTATATGGCAGTTGA
- a CDS encoding MarC family protein has translation MHVFIQTTLLILILLNPFLVIVYLIDVINKLSRPRFLSVLVRAGLISTVVFSVFAVLGDAIFTRFLQADFASFQIFGGVIFLLIGIQFVFQGNSAIEGLRGESEHIAGAIAMPIMIGPGTISISVLAGQRLQSGLAVLSIVIAMFICVGVMMLLRMLHDYVRPKNEKLIERYTEIAGRITSIVIGTFAVEMIMQGLKEWIPKLGGL, from the coding sequence ATGCATGTTTTTATCCAAACCACCCTTTTAATTCTTATTCTGCTTAACCCTTTTCTGGTAATTGTCTACCTGATTGATGTAATTAATAAGCTGTCCAGACCCAGGTTCCTTTCTGTTCTGGTGCGGGCCGGGCTTATTTCTACAGTGGTCTTCAGTGTTTTTGCCGTTCTTGGAGACGCCATTTTCACCAGGTTTCTGCAGGCCGATTTTGCCTCTTTTCAGATCTTTGGCGGGGTTATCTTTCTTTTAATCGGTATTCAGTTTGTGTTTCAGGGCAATTCGGCAATCGAGGGACTGCGGGGCGAGTCCGAGCATATCGCCGGCGCGATTGCCATGCCGATCATGATTGGACCGGGAACCATCAGCATCAGCGTACTGGCGGGTCAGCGGCTGCAGAGCGGGCTTGCTGTGCTTTCAATTGTTATAGCCATGTTCATCTGCGTCGGGGTAATGATGCTGCTGCGGATGCTGCACGACTATGTCCGGCCCAAGAACGAAAAGCTTATCGAGCGTTACACAGAAATCGCCGGCAGGATCACCTCTATCGTCATAGGTACCTTTGCCGTGGAGATGATCATGCAGGGACTTAAAGAGTGGATCCCCAAACTCGGAGGCCTGTAA
- a CDS encoding TRAP transporter small permease subunit yields MRQSSSDNNMNRLKYLSKKIEDGESVVAGVCLIASTSLIFLAAVVRSFSRPINWSLDISLFLFSWAVFFSADVAYRDNKLVSLDFFLARLSDNMKRILSAFIYIVIFVFLVALFYYGIILAYKTRERAFQGIPNFSYSYITMSLPVGALLLLRSTVEKIIALFSKDGGR; encoded by the coding sequence ACAACATGAATCGCTTAAAATATTTATCGAAAAAGATCGAGGACGGAGAATCTGTGGTAGCCGGTGTCTGCCTTATTGCTTCGACCTCCCTGATTTTTCTGGCGGCGGTTGTTCGGTCGTTCTCACGGCCGATCAACTGGTCGCTGGATATTTCGCTTTTTCTTTTTTCCTGGGCGGTGTTCTTCAGTGCCGATGTAGCCTACCGGGACAACAAACTGGTCAGTCTTGATTTCTTTCTAGCCAGGCTTTCGGACAACATGAAACGCATTCTTTCTGCATTCATCTATATAGTTATCTTTGTATTCCTTGTGGCCCTCTTCTACTACGGCATCATACTGGCATACAAAACCAGGGAGAGGGCTTTTCAGGGGATCCCTAACTTCAGCTACTCCTATATAACCATGAGTCTGCCCGTGGGGGCGCTGCTGCTGTTGCGCTCCACCGTGGAAAAAATTATCGCGCTCTTCAGCAAAGACGGGGGTCGGTGA
- a CDS encoding SDR family NAD(P)-dependent oxidoreductase → MAVDTFVGAKLLADKTTIITGAARGIGAAIARCFAAAGSLVIAVDLNEPAELAFSIEAEGGNVVPVALDVTDHELVKSTIERLAAEYAPCDILVNNAGIIAREIIENLSYEKWCSIMDVNLNGAFNMCKAVVPFMQERRSGTILNITSIAGKMGDITASPAYGTSKGAVNTLTRSLARQLAKYSITVNAVAPHAVETDMSAEWSQEKRKAVIESIPLKRLAHPDEIAEAALFLVSPNARFITGEVLNVNGGALMD, encoded by the coding sequence ATGGCAGTTGATACATTTGTCGGAGCAAAATTACTTGCAGACAAAACCACAATTATTACCGGCGCGGCCCGCGGAATCGGGGCCGCAATAGCCCGGTGTTTTGCCGCCGCCGGTTCACTGGTCATCGCTGTCGATCTGAATGAGCCTGCCGAGTTAGCCTTTTCCATCGAGGCTGAGGGGGGCAATGTTGTTCCGGTGGCCCTGGATGTAACGGATCATGAATTGGTAAAAAGCACCATTGAACGCCTGGCCGCCGAGTACGCCCCCTGCGACATACTGGTGAACAACGCCGGCATTATCGCCCGGGAGATCATAGAAAACCTGAGCTATGAGAAATGGTGCTCGATTATGGATGTAAATCTGAACGGGGCTTTTAACATGTGCAAAGCGGTTGTTCCCTTTATGCAGGAGCGAAGGTCCGGAACAATCCTGAACATCACCTCTATTGCGGGAAAGATGGGAGACATTACTGCATCGCCTGCCTACGGAACATCCAAAGGCGCTGTTAACACCCTTACCCGTTCTCTGGCCCGGCAGCTTGCGAAATACTCTATAACCGTAAATGCCGTTGCCCCTCATGCGGTGGAGACTGACATGAGCGCCGAATGGTCACAGGAGAAACGTAAAGCCGTCATCGAATCCATTCCCCTAAAACGCCTGGCCCATCCTGATGAGATCGCCGAGGCGGCCCTTTTTCTGGTTTCTCCTAACGCCCGTTTTATAACCGGAGAGGTGCTGAATGTTAACGGCGGAGCATTGATGGATTAA